GGACACTCCCGCAATTGAAGCGCGTCTCAATATACGGCGCCAAACAATACAGAATTATTACCGGAGGATTGAAGTGGCCGATCCGAGAAGAATTACGCGAGAAATGCTCCACAGGCCGATTGACGTTCACGTGAACGGAGTCTCCCTGAATTTAAAAAATGCCAAAGTGATTGCTGACGAGAAAGCTTTAGAGTTCAGCTCGAATCCGATTCTGCTGGCCTGGTTTGAGAAAAAGACAGGTCGTCACTCTCCCAATATCGTATACGGTGCACAAGAGAAACCGAGTTGGCTGGTGTATGCACAATTTCGAGGAGGCTCGATTTCCGTAAACATCAATAACGAGGAATACGTTTTTATCTACAGATCGGGCGAGCATACTCCTTATCAGTTACCGTAGAAAAGTTGTGTCTTCGGAGAAAAACCTTTATCGTGTTCCTTACTGAAAAATTCTTCTGAAGCCGAGCACGATTTTTGAAATTTCTTTTCACGTTGCACAACTTTTTTCCGGAGCCACTCTTCGGCAGCGAAACAGTGTGTGTCCGACAAATGCGGGAATTATTGGCACGCGGGGACGAGGTAGGGCTATTTTGCGCGTCCAACAAAACGGTTAGTATCCAAAAGCTTACTGAAGAAGGACTTCAAGACCTGAAGATTTACCGGGTTGGATTCGGACCGGCTCGTGCCCAGGTTCTTTTGTCCGTGTGGAAACCACACGTCGAAGCCGCATTTTCTCGGGTACTCGAAGAATTCAGACCGGACATCGTCATTTTTCATCATTTGGTCAGGCTTTCCATGGGATTGCCGGGACGAACCAGGAAGGCGGGAATTCCGTCAATCTACTATTTGCACGACTTTTATCCCGTGTGTCCTTCGTATTCCCTGTTGAATCATGAAAACGATTTGTGTTCCGGAGGGTCTCCAATTGACTGCGGTAGATGTCTTTTCTCAAGCAGATTCCCGACGCTGCCCGGTTTTGTACACGGAATCGCTCCATTCCTCGCTGTTCCGCTCCTGATTCCTCGAAGGTTCTTATCAGAACATCTATTGCAGGATGTGGATCTTTTCGTTTCTCCTTCGGCATTCCTGCGGGACAAGCTAAAGGAACTCGGTTTCAACATGGAACGATGCCGGTTGATCCCCTATCCTGCGGGCAGTCGTCCGATCGAACAGGAGCAACCGAAGAGCACAGAAGGACTCACGCTCGGATACCTGGGAAAAATTTCTCCCAAGAAAGGTGTATCGATCCTCGTCCGGGCTTTTGAGCAGCTTGATTCAGTGAGGCTCATCATCCGTGGTTTCTCCGATGACAGCGAGATAAGAAGATTCCGGCAGGAAAATCCTCGCTCCAATGCAATCCTCGAAAAGTTCTGCTCTGACAGAAGTGAATTCTTCCGGAAAATCGATGTTCTGATAGTACCGTCAGTATGGTACGAAAATCAGCCCAATGTCATCATCGAAGCTTTTATTCACAAAGTGCCGGTAATATGCAGTGATCTCGGTGGAATGGCTGAAATGGTGAGGGACGGGGCATGGGGAATTGTCTTTCGTCCGGGCGACGCACGCGATCTTGCAGAAAAGGTCAGAACTCTCAATGAAAACCCGTCCGAAGTCTCGCGCATGAAAGCAGCGATTCCTGACTGGCCGACGATAGACGAACATGTAAATACACTTCTGGAAGCTGCAAACCTGCTCGTTCAGGCAAGCAAGAAATAACGGCGATTTTTTTCTTGCCGGTTTGGGCGGTCATTGTTTACTCGGATGTCCCGCAAAAATCATCTTCTCAAAACTATAGTGCAGTTGCCAAAATTAGTGACCGATTGAAGATGAGGAATATTGGTGGGTGCCGTGCCTCCGTGCCGGCACATCTTCAATATGATCAATGATATCGATAGAATGGACCGGCAGGGACGCCGGTCTCCACTCGTGCCTTGTATTAGAGCATGGGATAAACGTCAGGACCTTTGGCAATCGCTATAAGACGGGACGGGCGGATGGGCACAGTATGAGAAGGATTGAGCGAGAACGCGCGCCTGTACTTCATGCAGCGAGCTTGTGTTCGTGCTGTCCCACGTGCTAGGATAGCCTGACACGGAGTGGGGGATGATGGCATTCGAAGCTCTTTTGAGGATGCTATATCAGGATTACCTGCGGATTTTTGTTGCGTACGGTTCCACTCTCATCCATCTCTAATCTAATGCGTCTAGATGATTAGTCGCGAAAAAAGAAATCACCGATAATCTTGGTTAAGGGCTATGGATCTCACCAGTACTCACGTTGCCTGTGTCATCGTCACATATAATAGACTCGGATTACTGAAAAACACCGTCGCTGCTGTTACCGCTCAGACAAGAAAGCCTGAAACCATTGTCATTGTGGACAATTGCAGCACTGACGGCACCCGCGACTGGTTGCAGCACCTTGCCTCCGGGCGATCCGATATCATGCCCGTCTTTCTGGACACGAATATCGGAGGTGCTGGAGGATTTCATCACGGCATCAAGCGAGCGTACGAAACCGGTGCGGACTGGATCTGGACCATGGACGACGACGTGTTTCCTCAGGACGATGCGTTGGAGCAGCTCCTGGAACCAGCCATCCGCATCGCAAACCATGATATGGGTCGAATAGGTTTCCTTGCATCCCAGGTCAACTGGCGTGATGGTTGCCGTCACGTAATGAATACCCCTCACCCGAGCGCCGACTGGTGGTACGGACATCCGGAATGTCCCGGCTGCATTCGTCTCTGGAATGCTTCATTCGTCTCCATACTCATAAGTAGAATTGCGGTCGAGCGGGTCGGTTATCCTGTGAAGGAGTTCTTCATCTGGTTTGACGATGTGGAATACACCCGAAGGATATATGGAGCGGGACTAACGTCTTACTACATAGAATCCAGCAAAGTGGAGCACGTTACTCCCGCAAACCAGGGAGT
The sequence above is a segment of the Desulfomonile tiedjei DSM 6799 genome. Coding sequences within it:
- a CDS encoding glycosyltransferase family 2 protein; this encodes MDLTSTHVACVIVTYNRLGLLKNTVAAVTAQTRKPETIVIVDNCSTDGTRDWLQHLASGRSDIMPVFLDTNIGGAGGFHHGIKRAYETGADWIWTMDDDVFPQDDALEQLLEPAIRIANHDMGRIGFLASQVNWRDGCRHVMNTPHPSADWWYGHPECPGCIRLWNASFVSILISRIAVERVGYPVKEFFIWFDDVEYTRRIYGAGLTSYYIESSKVEHVTPANQGVEYKHIVQKDLWKWKYGVRNHVALSRAEGGKLRALATIGNIVRLMWAHDVPLRLQIPLFWAGINGFFFNYRKCITYPVTEIP
- a CDS encoding glycosyltransferase; translated protein: MKFLFTLHNFFPEPLFGSETVCVRQMRELLARGDEVGLFCASNKTVSIQKLTEEGLQDLKIYRVGFGPARAQVLLSVWKPHVEAAFSRVLEEFRPDIVIFHHLVRLSMGLPGRTRKAGIPSIYYLHDFYPVCPSYSLLNHENDLCSGGSPIDCGRCLFSSRFPTLPGFVHGIAPFLAVPLLIPRRFLSEHLLQDVDLFVSPSAFLRDKLKELGFNMERCRLIPYPAGSRPIEQEQPKSTEGLTLGYLGKISPKKGVSILVRAFEQLDSVRLIIRGFSDDSEIRRFRQENPRSNAILEKFCSDRSEFFRKIDVLIVPSVWYENQPNVIIEAFIHKVPVICSDLGGMAEMVRDGAWGIVFRPGDARDLAEKVRTLNENPSEVSRMKAAIPDWPTIDEHVNTLLEAANLLVQASKK
- a CDS encoding AF1514 family protein, with the translated sequence MADPRRITREMLHRPIDVHVNGVSLNLKNAKVIADEKALEFSSNPILLAWFEKKTGRHSPNIVYGAQEKPSWLVYAQFRGGSISVNINNEEYVFIYRSGEHTPYQLP